The segment GAGTACATGGCTAATCATACAGTGAAACTTCCCAAACTTGATTATAATTGATCGAAGAGCTGGGTTTTAAGTCAAATTTTGTGCAAAAAAGATCTGATGGAACTCTATGAAACTGTAAATGCAGTAAGGTTGGGAATGTCTGCTTTATTGAGTTTTGCTGTTTGCGGACAAAAATAACATTGACCCATGATAAAATGTGCCGCTTCTTTAATGGGTGTATAAGAAATGAGATGTTATTTCTCAAAACTTGTGGTGACTGGTGAGGCCTATATTAGCAATCCGGTCAAGAAGCTCCTGAGTTCTGACATCTTTCCCATGGGAAAGTGTAATTGCTAACATAAATCAGATGTTGGAAATGGAGCGGTTTCTTGTGCTTACTGCCAGTATCTGTTTCTTATACCGGACATATGCCCAAAGTAAAATTCGTACAATTGAAATTGTCTGTTACCACGTACTTCTTGGGTTGATAGAAAGCCTGGCATGTGATTGGAGCTCTTCAGATTTCTTAAATACGACTGTAAGACAACAGAAATCGCACCTTGGAATTTCAGAGATTCTGATACAGATGCTGACTGAAGACAACTAGTTGCAGCCTGGAGCAAATTAGCAGGGGGAGACGGCACACATGCCCGGACCGACAATCACAATCTTACCAGTCGAAATTGCCTGTTACAATGTACTGGTAGAGTTGTCATGAAGCCTGACATGTGATTGGGAGCTCTTCAAATCCTTCGGATAACTCACATATGGCTGTAATAGACTGCTAGAAAGTTGGGCCTAGGTATTTCAGAGGTTCCGATACTGATCCTGACTGGAGACGAATCAATAGCAGCCTGGAACAAACTAGCAGTGGAAAGAGACAGATAATCACAGAAGCGTCGGCATCCTAATCTGTCCTTGCATCCGAAGGAACCCATGAAGCAGGAATTATCAAAGCATTTTTCATCTAAAGCTGCGATGAATGGACGACAATTTTGCGGCTAGCAGGGCAACTCTTCCCTGTGCCATACATTCCTTtgctgatgctgatgctgatCGTTGACAGATGGGAGAGGCAGGCACCCAGAGTCATCAGAGGTTGCAGCCGAGGGAAATACTGAATCTGAACTCGAACGCCATGGCGGCTTCCAAGAACGTACCAGATTCAGGTCCCCGACGGCTGCCTGCCAAGAACAGCACGGCCGTTGCTTTCAGTCTTTTACTAGCGCTGGAGTGCAAGGTTCCAACTGAGGCACTGAGCTGCCGTGGAAAACTCGGATTAGCGTTGCTTTCACTCTTGGTTTCATGCTGATCTGCCTCTACATGTCCAGAAATGTGCACTTGTGTCTTTTTCTcgcttttttttaagaaacctCGGAACAACAAGTAGAGCCACATATATACTTATACCATCACATACACATTTACATAAcatctattaaaaataaaaatataaaatttattaaaaattaaaaatataaaatttagaAATTGATGAAGTCACCAGTGCCTCTCCCATCTTTTCTTGCTTTTACTAGTACTACCCAGATAAGTCGAGGTGTTTTTTCCTTACTACACTCAAATTTCTTTAGGCGGAAAAGTTCAGGTCCCGTGTCGCAGTGGCGTTTGCCCGACGGCTGCCTGCCAAGAACAGCACGGCCGTTGTTTTCGGTCTTTTACTAGCGCTGGAGTGCAACTGTGCAAGGTTCCAACTGAGCTGCCGTGGAAAACTCGGATTAGCGTTGCTTTCACTCTTGGTTTCATGCTGATCTGCCTCTACCTGTTCAGAAATGTGcacttttgtttttttcttgccTCTTTTAAGAAATCTGAAAACAACACATGGAGTTACATATACACTCATACCAGGTAGAGTTACATATACACTCACACCACTATATACATATTCAGTGGAAACAAGGGGGCCAGGCCCCTATGCATCATGCGTATTGGTCACCCTGCAGCAGCATGCACTGCCTGCCCCTATGCATGTCCTCTCTTCATCGTGCATGTATGTACTTAATACTTTTTAGATGGTAACTAGTACCGGCTCAGACATAGATATACGGTATACTGGAGCAACATTAGTGATCTTCATCACTTGAATTATGGTGTTATTTAATTATCAACAGAATCCTGTAGTTAATTAAAGATCAAGAGATCATTACAAGTTTATACTAAAAGATACATATATTTTGCAGCAACCGGCTAAAACAAAGGAAAAAGAGCTCATTGATatacaaatttatttttatctattatatttATTTCAAGTATTATATGTCTCTTTTTAACATATTCCAGGTATCAAATAtcgtaaaatataattaatttattACGCATAGTAACTGTGAATGCATGTAATGAAGTGTTTTTTCTTGTAAAACTTTATCAAGTTTAAAGCGTTTTCTTGTAAAACTTTACCAAGTTTAAAGCGTTTGCCCTTAATAATTATGATTCATGTTCTATTACTTTATCTTTTTATTGACCTGAGCTTTAGTTATTTAAAGTTATAGAGAGTTTTTAGCAACTTCTATGATAGGCTTATATCGAACTAGCAAAGGCAATATCAAGACGTTGAATGGATAAATCATTCATTATATGAAAGGGCGTACATTTGTTACTGTGAATAAATTTGTgtatgaataaaaaaatattttaatatgatcATGGAACATGGATCCATCGCAAGACGCCAATACATGTATTTTGTTCTTCTAAAGAATATAAAAGAGATTAAccaatattaataaaaaattatgtatttttatgAGGATAAATTTAATAGCTTCTAAAACCAATTCAAATTTATCTCTTCCTGGCCTCTTCTATCATTCAATTCAGGCTCGGCCTCTGCACTCACATAATATCTACTTAAAACTGAAAATATAAAGCTTAGAAATTAACGAAATTACTATAGATGTCTTACTGTTGTTctcatctctctttttttggctTTTACTAGTACTACCAGATAAGACGagatgttctttttttcttactaGACTCAAATTTCCTTAGACTGAAAAGCATGCGAAAATCTTTTTAGGTGTGTTTAGTTAGATGGGAGATGATCATGTATATTTTAAGGTGTTTGGTTGAAGAACGGGAATTTTTAGGAATATTTCTTAAATATACTAGATGGAGTGATCAATTCATTTTGACCGGATGATGCCATCCACATTGGCTAATCACGattattagaaaaataattaatgataattagCAGGTTGTATTGCTAATTAGTATGTATTACTATGATATTATGGTACTTAAGTGTTAGTATGTTTATTAGTGTATTATTGGTGTGTTAATTAGAGTACGATTAATGATAATTAGCATATTTTGTTGTTAATTACTAACTACTATGATAAAATTAGCATTGATAAGTGTGAGCACGTGTTGATTAGTATATGgttaactattattatttaaaattaaaagatataatttaattaattactatCATTCCATCTACCATCATCTCTCTAACCCAACAGAAAATTAGCTTCATCAGCCTAACCAAACGGACAACTTAAATAgacatattaaaaaaacaaaaataactaTATCCTATCCATTCTTGTCCTCTAATCAAACACACACTTagtcttctctttttctttttgttgcacAAGAAGAGCTCCACATTTGGCTAGCATAATTCCGATAACTCAAAACCTAATGATCTCACAAGAATATCATACGAACCTCACAATAATCATCTGTTTCATGTGAAATTCGTACGTTCCAAATTCCATTCAGACTTCAAACAAACGGTCCTTGCAGTGGCGCCAATGAGCCGTTGAACGGCCGCGAGCCGTTGGTTTCGCGGCTCAGAAAGGGACGCCGTGCTCTTTCAGTAGCCACTGGACCGGGCCCACCTCACCTCCGGCCTCCGGGCCGCCACCTCAGCCGTCGCCGGGGCCCGCGAAATCTCCTCGACGgctctccttctccttcaccTGCCCCATCCTTTCCTCTCgcatccaccgccgccgcctcctcctccattgccaccgccaccgccacctctcGCCGCACAAAACCCTAGCCCCAGCCGCCGTCTCTCCCTCGGCGAGCCATGGCCAGCTTCGGCGTCGACACCCgcccggccgccgcggcggccggggGCGGCGTGGCGGCAGGGGAGGGCGCGCTGTCCCTCCTCTCCCGCGGCCTGCGGGAGGACCTCCGCCTCATCCGCGCGCGGGCCGGGGAGCTCGAGACCTTCATCAACGCGGCGGTCCCGGAGCCCGAGCTCTTCGCGCGCCTCCGCCGCGCGTACACCTCCTCCGCCTCATCGGCGCGGACGCGGCTGGACCTGTCCGCGATTGGCAAGGCGTTCGAGGCCGAGTCATGGAGGGGCACGAGGACGGCCAAGTGGAGGTGGGAGGTGGAGACCGAGGAGTGGGAACCCGTGCGGATGGTCAAGGCGCGGCTCAGGGAGCTCGAGCGGAGGAGGCAGGGACAGTCAGCCAGGGACGTGCTCCAGAAGGTCAAGCTGAGCTTGGTAAGCTCCCGAAACCTGGGATAGTATCATTGCCATGATAGTTAGTAACACTCTCCAAATCCAATACGACTCAAATTGAGTGGAACGACGAACTGATGGTGTGCATAATTTGGTTCAATTGTATTTTGGATGTTGTTGAATTGgaaattttggttcattttggGAAATTTTGCGGTTCCCTTTGGATCCCAACTGAAACTTTATGCTTGCAGTTTGGAGGGGGGAAAGCCTATTGTGTGATTCGAATTGAGTTTCCTGGTGAACCAAAATTTAATATGAAATCatgcaatttttttagaaatagttCCCATCATTCATACTTTTGCTTGAAAGTTTGAAAACTGAGATGTAAAATTTCATCAAGATGCTGGCAGCTACTTCCTATGCATATGATCAAATTTTGATTCTAAGAGGTTCTAGGACCAGAAAGTTCAGGTCACATGTTTGGTAGAAATTGGCCAGTAGGGAGCCTACTATAGGTGCCTAATGTTTTCATATTGCAGCGCCGTGCCATGCTGATTAATCAATCTTGATGGAATTTAAATTGCATCTTGTGTACTAAATGAGCTAAGGCAACTAGTGGTGTTAAGAAATTGGAGGTTGAAAGCTCATGAAGGTATTCTGCAGTAGAAGTCCGACAACTTTAGATTTTATTCGGTTTTAGATTTGATACAATGGGACTTACAGACTTCGAAGCATTGAAATTTGTCCAAGAAAAAGTTAGCCGTCTGGAATCAGGTTGTACTCATCCAATATATTAATCATCTGCaaatttatataatttgttcttGTTTGCAAGAGCGTAGATTATAATTAAGCTTGTTCTGGGATATGCATGTTGCAGATTCCTGTGGTAAATCTTCTACTGATTGAGCACATATATGAGCAGACTGAATTGATGTATCGTTGCATTTCTTATTGCAGAAATCGATGAGCTTTGTGCCTGAAGTATCCGAGGTTAGTCATCTGGATTCACATCCTGTTGCACTATGTGGTCAAGTACAATACCTTTTGGACATATACTAGTGTTTGTTTATTGTGGTCTAGAGACTTGCATCTCGCAACATGAATGCTTTTGTGATAGTGACTATTGCAAGAAATTTTTAATCTGAACAATATTTTAAATATGTTAACTGCTGCTTGCAGTTCCATTCTTTTGTACGTACTATAAGATTTTGGAATGGGCAGAATACCCATTTCATTATAAAGAGCAATTATAGCCATGTGTAACACTTTTTGGAAACCCCGGTATAATTAAATTTCTTTTGCGCGTGGCCGTGTGTCATTACTACTTTTATCAAACTAATTGAACATTTCATTTTACACAATTTTGTCTGCATCTGCACttaaataatttgaattgctcCTGTGCAGGAAGTTCCACCACTGGATTTAGGAGAACTTTTTGCTTATTTTCTAAAGCAATCCGGACCATTGTTAGACCAACTTGGTATGAAAAGAGGTAAGATGcttgattttaattttttttgttggaatGTTTAACTTGTTTTGAGCTGATTTTTTCCTCATGTGGTATAGATGTGTGCGACAAGTTGGTGGAGTCCCTATGCAGCAAGCGCAAGGATAACCATGCATATACTTTTCCGTCAACAAGTGAATCGTCTTCATTCAGAAATGACAATGTTGGGGATGAACTCGACCTAAGAATAGCTAGTGTCCTACAAAGTACAGGACACCATTATGATGGTGGATTTTGGAATGATGGGCAAAAGTGTGACATAGCTGACAAGAGACATGTTGCCATAGTCACTACTGCCAGTCTTCCCTGGATGACTGGAACGGCTGTGAATCCTTTGTTTCGGGCTGCATACTTGGCTAAATCTTCCAAGCAAGATGTAACCTTGGTAGTGCCCTGGCTTTGCAAGTCAGATCAAGAACTTGTCTATCCTAATAGCATGACTTTTAATTCGCCACAAGAGCAAGAAAATTATATGAGGAATTGGCTGGAGGAAAGAGTTGGTTTCAAGACGGACTTCAAAATATCGTTTTACCCTGGAAAGGTAAAGTTTCCTTTTTCATCATGATATGTCAAATTGTCAACACTCCGTGGTATGTGCATAACTCGTCTCATCCTGAATTTTCCCGTTGCTATAGTTTcagaaagaaaggagaagtATAATTCCTGCCGGGGACACTTCACAATTTATACCATCAAAAGAAGCTGACATTGCAATCTTggaagagcccgagcacctcAACTGGTACCATCATGGGAAACGTTGGACAGATAAATTTAAtcatgttgttggtgttgtACATACAAATTATTTAGAGTACATCAAGAGGGAGAAGAATGGTGCTATTCAAGCATTTTTCGTTAAGCATATCAACAATCTGGTTGCCAGAGCTTATTGCAATAAGGTACTCCCTTCTCAACTAATGTTTGAGGCTTTGAGCATGTGCATCATGTATGTATATTCATTTATTTGAAAACTATACTATGGTTTGTTTATCATTTATGGGCTGATGGTGTCAATGATATGTAGATTTTGCGACTGTCAGGTGCCACTCAAGATCTGCCAAAGTCAATGATCTGCAACGTGCATGGTGTTAATCCCAAGTTTCTGGAGGTCGGAGAGAGAATGGCATTGGAGAGGGAGTCTGGCCAGCAATCCTTCTCAAAAGGAGCTTATTTTTTGGGGAAGATGGTCTGGGCCAAGGGTTACAGAGAATTGATAGATTTGTTTGCAAAGCACAAGAGTGATTTGGAAGGTTTCAAGTTGGACATCTATGGAAATGGTGAAGATTCACACGAAGTGCAATTGGCTGCCAAGAAGTTGGACCTGAACCTTAACTTTCATAAAGGCCGGGACCATGCAGATGATTCTCTTCATGGGTAAAGACCAGAACTATTGAACTGCCTTCCTATACATACATCTTCCTATATCTGTGGATGTGATGCAATCTATTTGAATGTTTCTCCTGTTCTATTTTCAGGTACAAGGTTTTCATAAATCCAAGCATTAGTGATGTCCTCTGCACAGCAACCACCGAGGCGCTAGCGATGGGCAAGTTCGTCGTCTGCGCAGACCACCCATCCAACGACTTTTTCAGGTCATTCCCAAACTGCCTGACATACAAGACCTCGGAGGACTTCGTCGCCAAAGTGAAGGAAGCGATGACCCGTGATCCACAACCCCTCACCCCCGAGCAAAGATACAACCTATCATGGGAGGCCGCAACCCATAGATTCATGGAGCACTCCGAGCTGGACAAGGTcctgaacaacaacaacaacaacaacaacaacaacaacaacaacaacaacagcaactGCACCAGCACCGCTGAATGCACCAAAAGCACAGACAGAAAGATGAGGAGATCAGCGTCCGTGCCGAACATGTCAGACATCGTTGACGGCAGTCTGGCGTTCGCCCACTACTGCCTCACGGGCAACGAGCTTTTCAGACTGTCGACCGGAGCCATTCCGGGAACCCTCAATTACAACAAGCAGCATAGTTTGGACCTCCGCCTCCTGCATCCCCAGGTACAGAACCCCATATATGGCTGGTAAAGTATACTACCACTGTCGATTAGTACATAGATAGATATAGCCTTGCAGTTTGTAACACTAGTCGTTTCCTTGTGTTTTTTTCTCCCTGATGCCAAAGGCAAGCCTTGTCCATTATTACAAACCACTCTACTTGTAGtgaaattagaatatatttttttagaaaaaaaaggcCCTCCTTTTGAACTTTTGATGCCCGTTCGCTCTCGTTCAAACTAGGCAGAGTGTTGAGACTTGAGCGGTTGCAGCACAGCATCGATCAAACATGCACGCGCATGCTGCACCTGCGTTACACTTGTGGTATCATATCCCTGTCTGCTAGGTACTACCATACGTCTATACCCAAGTTGCTTgattgctgttgctgttgctgttgctgttgctgttggGTGTCTGCACCCATGGAGAGGTGCTTTTGCTGTTGCCTTTGGCTCTAGGCTCTACCTACTGAATGTTGTGTGCACTACTGTGTAGAGGTAGTGGCACTATCATGTCATGATTGCCACCCACGGAATGTCTGTCTGGTACAGTGCATCCGCACAGGCCATGTCATTGCAGTAGTGGTAGAGAGAGAACCTAGAGAGCCCCCTACACCACAGGCCATGTCATTTTTGCTGGCCCTCTCTGGCCTGCCTCTGTGGGTATCTCGTTCTCTCTTACGGGCAGGGCAAGCTCTCTGTGGTCCTTTCCTCGCCTCCTGCCACCGGCGGGCCCAGTCAGGCACTAGCACGGCAAAGGGTGGTGACGATGCAATGCCTGCTGCGCCCCTTGTGAGGGAAAACTGAGGACCATGTGCAGTGCTGCCCTGGCGAGCTGTTGTCAACTTTGCTCGATTGATCTGGGTGAGCAGGAGCACTTGTTCGTGTAATGGAGGGCATGGAGCAGGCGAGAGGATCTTATCTTCTTGTTCATCGCAGTAAGATCACATTTTCTTGCAGGGCTCCAAATCCAGGATTCACATTGGATCTGGATTAAGCCCGGCGAAACGGAGCagctttatatttttttgagcaGCCTAATATGTGGAGTTGGTCTTCTCACGGTTCAAATTTATAGAGCAGGTAAAATGATGCTTTTAAAAAACTTGATCCAAAAATTACCCATCACTGTCACTAGGGTAATATCTCTCAATCGTTCGTCTCTCCTCACCTCCGGGCCGTTTGCTCGCCGCCCTTCATTGCCGTCCAATCGTCCACCGCCTAGGTTGCTGCCCTCCACCGCTTAGCCATCACCCCTGCCCTCTGGCTAGTCACCCTCCTTCGTCTTTCACCCACTTCCCTACGCTTAGCTCCATATTCATTGTTAGAGTTTTACCAAATAGAATCCGACTCTATTTAGTAGGATTTTAGTTTCCACTTTCATGTTAAATTTTGAGTTAGTAGAGTAAGATAAAACAATTtaagtttctatttttttaactaaaataaaaataaaatagctaaCTCAAACATTATCTACGTATCTAGGTCAAACAGTTTAAGTTTAAAATTCACAACTTTAAGAATTATTGGAGCCGAATGGCTGACAAACAGCCTAACAAGCTGCTTCCGTAGGCTGCTTATGTGGGACACTGGTATTATGGTCCTAACCTCACTGGAGGATGGTACTCCAGTACAAACCGGAGGGAATGGATTTGCGGAGGGGAGCCGGATTTGCAGGTATCCTCCCCTTGAAATGACCGAACATCTGTCGACCGTTTTCCTCTATTTTTATAGAACCTGGAGCAGTAGTAGGAGGAGCCTAAGGAGGCTAGGAGGGAGGGGCATAGGGTTTTTGATTGTACCATGTTGGGATGACGCTCTCGCCGCCTTGCTGGCTTTTTACCGCGGCCGGCAAATGTTCTGTAGCAGCAGTCGATCTCATTTGCTTCAACTTGACGTCTCAGCTGTTGGTGTTTCACTGTGTGGAGATCCATGTTGTCTCTGTAAGTAGTGATTCTTGTTttgtttctctctcctctcctctcctctcttagAAAAGAATCGAATCGTCagtgagagaagagagaagagagagagaactgGGTCTGGGTCGGAATGGGATGGAGAACGTACTAGCTGCTGCTACCGACcatgccctccctcctccaTATCCTGCTGCTGCCTTTCTTGTCGCCCATGATTATGATTAGGGCTTTAACCGAGGTGAATAACAAAACAAAACCAAGAGCAGCAAGGAGAGGAGACAGGAGAGGAGAGATgggaaaacaaaaaagaaagacgCATCAGCGAGCACACACACCGTATCTCGAAAACCAAGGGAGAATCCGATGAAAACCATCGCTTCACAATAGCACTTCGTTTTGCATTATCTGCAAGAGGCCAACGTCAAGATTCTCATACGGATCGTGTCTGGTAGTGGGTTTGGTTGCCACTTTCCTTCACAAATCCCTCTTGCCCAGGGCATCCATCTCCttcatttgctctctctctctctcctacatGTATATGCTCTTTTCCCCCTGCAACTTGTTATTTGGTACCACTCGATGAATGCCGCTTCTAGCCCCAAAAAGATGACTTCCTAGGAAGAAAGTGTGTAGTTTTTGTAAGATCTAAAGGAATTTTTGTTTCTAGACACTTGACTTTTTTACGTCCAGTTCCAGTTGCGAGGTCTGAACAGTGAGTATATAAAGCATAGTTCCCTTTTTTCATCCTTTATCTATTATTTGTCCATTTCGTGTTCGAGATACTTAGAGTTAATAATCTATAGCTGCTTCCGGACAAGAATGAGGTTAACTGAACCAAGATACTCCAGTTTGGTTTGGTCACAAGTAAAAGATGCGATTGAGCTTCTAGAACTAACATTATATTTCCACATCGAAAAGACAAGCTTCCACTGATGAGTAGCCAGCATAATCTTTTCATGGCTTACTGAGACTTCACCTAtcttggattggattggatcaTCGCCTATTAAACAAAGAAATGGCGCACGTTCAAGAATAGATTATTTTTAATATACAGATCAGAACAGATTTATGGTTCTGTTTTATGACTTCCAAGGTTAAAGAGGGCATCCGCTGTTCAATTGTTTTTGACAAATCAGAAAAGTCGGgcatttttttgtgtgtgtccTGAAGCTTTTTAGGTATGTGACTGGACAGCGAAGCAAACAAAATTAGATCGAAGCTCCCTTTCACATTTCTTGGACTGGTCAAGAACCAATCACTTGTGAATTGTTATCTCAACATCAGAGCATCATACTTGAAAGGGATGCTTCCTTTAGTTTATTGATAGATCTTGAACAGAATGTTCTCACATTTTTACACTGCTTTTGCAAATCTGGAAGTGTGAAGTATGAACAGGTCATATCCTTGCAACAGCTCGGGTACAAGGAGAGACCAAGGCCTTTTCAACAACTGAGGCCAAACCCTCTTCCAAAAGGGAAAACAAGATCAAACGACAAAGATTTCATGTAGCAAAAGTTAGACAAGAATCGTTTGCTACACGCAGAAGTAGGATTTTAGTAAGCATGGACTGACGTAAGGGTCTCCAATTTATACAGAGCCCGTCTGTCAGTGATTGGTGGACAGGCATATCTAACCACGACAAGCAGCTCATCTCATCTAAACTTGAGAAagtgtagagagagagagagagagagagagagagagagagagagagagagagagaggaggaggaggaaagcatgattacagttttttttaacacaTGAATTTCACGGGAAACAGTTCGATTTGCAtagaaataggaaaaaatccCCATTCTAAACGGGAGGACTTATTTAAATTTCAATCAAACAAATCTCAAACATATATAACATCCATTCAGCTAATACAACTTTACCAGGAAAGGTTTCAATCGAGCAAAGACAGCATCTGCCATATGAATGGCTTAGCCTTTGCCTTTCCCTCTTCTTTATGCAAAACAATACTATTCTATTATATAGTATttgtcaaaattttaaactacCCACCGCCCCCTCAAAAGCATACACGACCACATAATTTG is part of the Phragmites australis chromosome 12, lpPhrAust1.1, whole genome shotgun sequence genome and harbors:
- the LOC133886605 gene encoding digalactosyldiacylglycerol synthase 1, chloroplastic-like isoform X1 — protein: MASFGVDTRPAAAAAGGGVAAGEGALSLLSRGLREDLRLIRARAGELETFINAAVPEPELFARLRRAYTSSASSARTRLDLSAIGKAFEAESWRGTRTAKWRWEVETEEWEPVRMVKARLRELERRRQGQSARDVLQKVKLSLKSMSFVPEVSEEVPPLDLGELFAYFLKQSGPLLDQLGMKRDVCDKLVESLCSKRKDNHAYTFPSTSESSSFRNDNVGDELDLRIASVLQSTGHHYDGGFWNDGQKCDIADKRHVAIVTTASLPWMTGTAVNPLFRAAYLAKSSKQDVTLVVPWLCKSDQELVYPNSMTFNSPQEQENYMRNWLEERVGFKTDFKISFYPGKFQKERRSIIPAGDTSQFIPSKEADIAILEEPEHLNWYHHGKRWTDKFNHVVGVVHTNYLEYIKREKNGAIQAFFVKHINNLVARAYCNKILRLSGATQDLPKSMICNVHGVNPKFLEVGERMALERESGQQSFSKGAYFLGKMVWAKGYRELIDLFAKHKSDLEGFKLDIYGNGEDSHEVQLAAKKLDLNLNFHKGRDHADDSLHGYKVFINPSISDVLCTATTEALAMGKFVVCADHPSNDFFRSFPNCLTYKTSEDFVAKVKEAMTRDPQPLTPEQRYNLSWEAATHRFMEHSELDKVLNNNNNNNNNNNNNNNSNCTSTAECTKSTDRKMRRSASVPNMSDIVDGSLAFAHYCLTGNELFRLSTGAIPGTLNYNKQHSLDLRLLHPQVQNPIYGW
- the LOC133886605 gene encoding digalactosyldiacylglycerol synthase 1, chloroplastic-like isoform X2, which codes for MASFGVDTRPAAAAAGGGVAAGEGALSLLSRGLREDLRLIRARAGELETFINAAVPEPELFARLRRAYTSSASSARTRLDLSAIGKAFEAESWRGTRTAKWRWEVETEEWEPVRMVKARLRELERRRQGQSARDVLQKVKLSLKSMSFVPEVSEEVPPLDLGELFAYFLKQSGPLLDQLGMKRDVCDKLVESLCSKRKDNHAYTFPSTSESSSFRNDNVGDELDLRIASVLQSTGHHYDGGFWNDGQKCDIADKRHVAIVTTASLPWMTGTAVNPLFRAAYLAKSSKQDVTLVVPWLCKSDQELVYPNSMTFNSPQEQENYMRNWLEERVGFKTDFKISFYPGKKERRSIIPAGDTSQFIPSKEADIAILEEPEHLNWYHHGKRWTDKFNHVVGVVHTNYLEYIKREKNGAIQAFFVKHINNLVARAYCNKILRLSGATQDLPKSMICNVHGVNPKFLEVGERMALERESGQQSFSKGAYFLGKMVWAKGYRELIDLFAKHKSDLEGFKLDIYGNGEDSHEVQLAAKKLDLNLNFHKGRDHADDSLHGYKVFINPSISDVLCTATTEALAMGKFVVCADHPSNDFFRSFPNCLTYKTSEDFVAKVKEAMTRDPQPLTPEQRYNLSWEAATHRFMEHSELDKVLNNNNNNNNNNNNNNNSNCTSTAECTKSTDRKMRRSASVPNMSDIVDGSLAFAHYCLTGNELFRLSTGAIPGTLNYNKQHSLDLRLLHPQVQNPIYGW